The proteins below come from a single Argentina anserina chromosome 1, drPotAnse1.1, whole genome shotgun sequence genomic window:
- the LOC126784693 gene encoding uncharacterized protein LOC126784693 yields the protein MEGASQLVRGGRKSSIETEPRTLRFHQIKYAREVAEYIMNTSNMEEAKRIFTKGLEPVLPVVSVVKQSGDEVMDSEDEFEYSRYHFRLRELRDVATAPF from the exons ATGGAAGGCGCATCACAGCTGGTACGGGGTGGAAGGAAATCATCAATAGAAACTGAGCCGAGAACGCTACGgtttcatcaaatcaaatatgcAAGG GAGGTAGCTGAGTATATAATGAATACAAGTAATATGGAAGAAGCAAAACGCATTTTCACCAAG GGTTTAGAGCCGGTACTGCCAGTAGTGAGCGTTGTGAAGCAAAGTGGAGACGAAGTGATGGATTCGGAGGACGAATTTGAGTATTCACGATATCATTTCCGATTACGTGAACTGAGGGATGTAGCCACAGCCCCATTTTAG
- the LOC126800731 gene encoding LOW QUALITY PROTEIN: probable polyol transporter 3 (The sequence of the model RefSeq protein was modified relative to this genomic sequence to represent the inferred CDS: inserted 2 bases in 1 codon; deleted 5 bases in 3 codons) codes for MATGNPINSAFACAVVASVISIIFGYGTSVMSGAMIFIKEDLKINDVQVGVLAGILNLCALIWSLAAGRTSDYIGRRYTIFLSSIIFLVGAVLMGYGPNYAVLMIGRCTSGIGVGFALMIAPVYAAEISSTTSRGILTSLPELCISLGLLFGYVSNYFFGKLALKLGWRLMLGFAGLPSIALTIGILKMXQSPRWLVMQGRLEEAEKVLELVSNTKQEAQVRFRDIKIAMGINETTNNDDLVKHKNTKNSGQGVWKELVLRPSPAVRRILLATIEIHFFKHATGIELAILFIPRIFKKAGVTSKDMLLLATIGIGITKYVFILLATFLIDKVGRRKLLLTSTTGMIISLAGLGFGLTVYVFVAFFSIGLGPITWFIALRFPFEVEGNARGTSIGVAVNRVINARVSMSFIPIYKAITIGGTYFMFAGISVLAWVFFFFFFFFLNFSATL; via the exons ATGGCAACTGGCAATCCCATTAAC AGTGCTTTCGCTTGCGCTGTGGTTGCCTCTGTAATCTCCATCATATTTGGCTACGGTACgt CCGTAATGAGTGGAGCAATGATCTTCATAAAAGAAGATCTCAAAATCAATGATGTACAAGTGGGGGTCCTCGCCGGAATATTAAACCTGTGCGCCCTAATCTGGTCCTTAGCTGCCGGAAGAACCTCCGATTACATTGGTCGTCGTTACACCATATTCCTATCCTCCATAATTTTCTTGGTGGGCGCAGTTCTAATGGGCTACGGCCCAAACTACGCTGTCCTAATGATCGGCAGGTGCACTTCTGGAATTGGTGTTGGCTTTGCCCTTATGATCGCACCGGTTTACGCAGCAGAAATTTCATCCACCACCTCACGGGGTATTCTAACCTCTTTACCGGAACTCTGCATCAGTCTTGGCCTCCTATTCGGGTACGTATCGAACTACTTCTTCGGAAAACTGGCTCTTAAACTTGGCTGGAGATTGATGCTCGGGTTTGCTGGACTCCCATCAATTGCT TTGACTATTGGAATTCTCAAAAT ACAGTCCCCAAGGTGGTTAGTGATGCAAGGTCGTCTAGAGGAGGCTGAGAAAGTGTTGGAACTGGTTTCTAATACCAAACAAGAAGCTCAAGTTCGTTTTCGTGACATTAAAATTGCGATGGGTATTAACGAAACTACTAATAATGATGATCTAGTGAAGCACAAAAATACTAAGAATAGCGGACAAGGGGTGTGGAAAGAATTAGTACTAAGGCCGAGTCCTGCTGTCCGGAGGATTTTGCTAGCTACAATCGAAATTCATTTCTTCAAACATGCAACCGGTATAGAATTGGcgattttgtttat TCCAAGGATCTTCAAGAAAGCTGGTGTTACTAGCAAAGACATGCTCTTGCTTGCCACAATCGGGATCGGGATTACAAAG TATGTTTTTATACTGCTGGCAACATTTCTGATTGACAAGGTTGGTAGGAGGAAGTTGTTGTTGACAAGCACTACAGGGATGATTATATCTCTAGCAGGATTAGGGTTTGGACTGACAGTGTATGTATTTGTGGCTTTCTTCTCTATCGGACTCGGGCCAATTACATGGTTTATAGCGCTGAGATTTCCCTTTGAAGTTGAGGGT AACGCACGAGGGACTAGTATTGGGGTGGCTGTGAACAGAGTTATAAATGCTAGAGTTTCAATGAGTTTCATTCCAATTTATAAGGCAATTACAATAGGAGGGACATACTTTATGTTTGCAGGGATATCCGTGTTAGCTtgggttttcttcttcttcttcttcttcttcctaaaTTTCAGCGCTACATTGTAG
- the LOC126793427 gene encoding transcription repressor OFP7 — translation MAKGFRLRLSRVIPSFQSCRSKDPSSLPANPVPSFLRPSPSLNHHLTTSTSKPHHSSIKRHVSSAFSCGLGSKPTLSDDDRSGSLSPELFEWEREDKWHVVAMVNEDKTPRRKIYTSSASADSERDDAVSLSLSPPPPPPPTLAEKKKKQRLRKKKTTTSRVIRFSTSSAESGLFSDEDEENETLFSFSTDSSAEIFTRHLTIIRETPPRRRKKIKSKAKRSVSRKSDDFESPRLSVFQRLIPCSVDGKVRESFAVVKKSEDPYEDFKRSMMEMILEKQMFHEKELEQLLHCFLSLNAREHHRVIVQAFSEIWEGLFCSSARSSGARVSKAL, via the coding sequence ATGGCGAAAGGTTTCAGGCTCCGGTTATCCAGAGTCATTCCCTCCTTCCAATCATGCCGTTCAAAAGATCCTTCCTCTCTCCCGGCCAATCCTGTCCCTTCATTTCTCCGACCATCCCCATCACTCAACCACCACCTCACCACCTCAACTTCCAAACCACACCACTCCTCCATCAAACGCCACGTCTCCTCCGCGTTCAGCTGTGGCTTAGGATCAAAACCAACCCTCTCTGACGACGACCGCAGCGGATCACTGTCGCCGGAGCTGTTCGAGTGGGAGAGAGAGGACAAGTGGCACGTAGTCGCCATGGTTAATGAAGACAAAACCCCCCGTcgcaaaatctacacatcttCGGCCTCGGCCGACTCCGAACGTGACGACGCCGTTTCGCTTTCCCTTTCTCCTCCtccgccaccaccaccaaccttggcggagaagaagaaaaaacaaagactcaggaaaaagaaaacaacgaCGAGCCGTGTGATCCGCTTCAGCACCTCCTCCGCCGAGAGCGGTCTCTTCAGCGACGAAGATGAAGAAAACGAAACCCTATTCTCCTTCTCCACCGACTCCTCAGCTGAAATATTCACGCGCCACCTGACAATCATACGCGAGACACCCCCTAGAcggaggaagaagatcaagagtaAAGCTAAACGCAGCGTTTCAAGGAAAAGCGATGACTTTGAATCACCTAGACTGTCCGTGTTTCAGAGGTTGATACCGTGCAGCGTCGACGGGAAGGTTAGGGAGAGTTTCGCTGTGGTGAAGAAGTCGGAGGATCCCTACGAGGACTTCAAGAGGTCGATGATGGAGATGATATTGGAGAAGCAGATGTTTCACGAGAAAGAACTAGAGCAGTTGCTTCACTGCTTCTTGTCTTTGAATGCGAGGGAGCACCATAGAGTTATTGTGCAGGCTTTCTCTGAGATTTGGGAAGGTTTGTTCTGCAGTAGTGCGAGGTCGTCAGGAGCTAGAGTATCGAAAGCTCTTTAG